One genomic region from Sphingomonas paeninsulae encodes:
- a CDS encoding RrF2 family transcriptional regulator, with protein sequence MLTQRSRYALRAMLVLASEKAGGPPVPMSRIATEAEIPRKFLEIILGELRNAGFVLSTRGKAGGFHLARPAHLISFGDIIRTIEGPLALVPCVSRTAYKRCKDCRSEANCAIRRAMMIVRDDTARILDGTSLAGATAQDLAAA encoded by the coding sequence ATGTTGACGCAACGGTCCCGTTATGCGCTTCGCGCAATGCTCGTTCTGGCGAGTGAGAAGGCTGGTGGCCCACCTGTACCGATGAGCAGGATTGCCACTGAGGCAGAGATCCCACGTAAATTCCTCGAGATAATTCTTGGCGAGTTGCGCAACGCGGGGTTTGTCCTGTCGACGCGGGGCAAGGCCGGGGGATTTCATCTCGCCCGTCCCGCCCACCTGATTTCGTTCGGCGATATCATCCGAACGATCGAGGGGCCGCTGGCACTTGTTCCCTGCGTCAGTCGAACAGCTTACAAACGCTGCAAGGATTGCCGCAGCGAAGCGAACTGCGCCATTCGCCGCGCGATGATGATCGTTCGCGACGATACAGCGCGGATCCTGGATGGCACCAGCCTTGCCGGTGCCACCGCTCAGGACCTTGCGGCTGCTTAA
- a CDS encoding histidine kinase dimerization/phosphoacceptor domain -containing protein codes for MDIPSAQRLGKVMGKGEKLIAGLPLWRKSPIAQTTGTLVLFAISLGVRFIVGGVIPPGFPFVTFFPAVILSGFLFGVRNGAVAGVLCGIAAWWFFIAPTSQYDLTTGGVAAMMLYAFVVVTELCVIYLMQRAHGALVRERARCEALAASRGVMFNELQHRVSNNLQVAAGLLSLQRRRIGDPEAAAALDQATRRLGTIGRISRSLYDPNGAALGLDRLLSQLCNDVLDASGRENVTIAVTTEGVPTIEPDSAIPAALIVAEAVANAIEHGFAEGRGGRIDVRITQTKANLKVSVTDNGRGLPAGFDLSKTDSLGLRIATTLARQMNGQFSLSSGAETCAVLALSTQNPAT; via the coding sequence ATGGACATTCCCAGTGCGCAACGGCTGGGCAAAGTAATGGGCAAGGGTGAAAAACTGATCGCGGGTCTTCCGCTTTGGCGCAAATCGCCAATTGCTCAAACGACAGGCACTTTGGTGCTCTTCGCAATAAGTCTGGGCGTGCGGTTTATCGTCGGTGGAGTCATCCCCCCTGGCTTTCCATTCGTGACCTTTTTCCCTGCGGTGATCCTTTCCGGCTTTCTGTTCGGCGTGCGGAATGGAGCCGTTGCCGGTGTCCTTTGCGGAATTGCTGCGTGGTGGTTCTTCATCGCGCCCACGAGCCAGTATGATCTGACAACGGGCGGAGTCGCGGCGATGATGCTTTATGCGTTCGTCGTGGTAACCGAACTCTGCGTCATTTACCTGATGCAAAGGGCTCATGGTGCGTTGGTACGCGAACGGGCGCGCTGCGAAGCGCTTGCGGCCAGTCGCGGGGTCATGTTCAATGAACTGCAACACCGCGTATCGAACAACCTCCAGGTCGCGGCCGGACTATTGTCGCTTCAGCGACGCCGGATTGGCGACCCGGAAGCCGCAGCCGCTCTCGATCAGGCAACGCGCAGGCTTGGTACGATCGGACGGATCAGCCGCTCGCTTTATGACCCCAATGGCGCGGCGCTGGGGCTGGATCGGCTTTTGTCGCAGCTATGCAACGATGTGCTCGATGCCAGCGGACGCGAGAATGTGACCATCGCCGTGACCACGGAGGGCGTGCCGACAATCGAACCCGATTCCGCTATTCCGGCGGCATTGATCGTTGCAGAAGCTGTTGCAAACGCAATCGAACATGGGTTTGCCGAAGGTCGCGGTGGGCGTATCGATGTGCGAATTACACAGACCAAAGCAAATCTGAAAGTCAGTGTAACGGACAACGGACGTGGATTGCCCGCGGGATTCGATCTCAGCAAAACCGACAGTCTTGGTTTGCGGATCGCGACGACACTTGCGCGTCAGATGAACGGGCAATTCTCGCTCAGCAGCGGCGCTGAAACATGCGCCGTGCTGGCGCTATCGACCCAGAACCCGGCAACATAG
- the pnp gene encoding polyribonucleotide nucleotidyltransferase, translating to MFNMKTVEIEWGGQTLKLETGRVARQADGAVMATLGETVVLCAVTAARSVKEGQDFFPLTVHYQEKFSSAGRIPGGFFKRERGATEKETLVSRLIDRPIRPLFPEGFYNEINVICQVMSYDGVNEPDVLAMVAASAALTLSGVPFMGPIAAARVGYVEGEYILNPTDEQVAAGDLDLVVAGTHDAVMMVESEAKELSEEVMLEAVMFAHRGIQKVIGAIVDLAEQAAKEPWAMAPQADLSAAKTKLKKLIGKDITAAYKLTDKSARSSALNEARAKAKAAFSDATPQDQMAANKLVKKLEAEIVRTAILKDGQRIDGRTTTQIRPIEAIVGFLPRTHGSALFTRGETQSICTTTLGTKDAEQMIDGLGGLSYSNFMLHYNFPPYSVGEVGRFGAPGRREIGHGKLAWRALHPVLPSKDEFPYTIRVLSDITESNGSSSMATVCGGSLSMMDAGVPLKRPVSGIAMGLILEGKDFAVISDILGDEDHLGDMDFKVAGTSEGITTMQMDIKIAGITEEIMRQALKQAAEGRTHILGEMAKALDSTRTELSAHAPRIETLQIDKAKIREVIGTGGKVIREIVATTGAKVDIDDEGLIKISSSDVAQIEAARQWILGITQEAEVGKVYDGKVVNMVDFGAFVNFMGGKDGLVHVSEIRNERTEKVTDVLSEGQAVKVKVLEIDPRGKVRLSMRVVDQETGAELEDTRPPREERPRGDRPERSDRGPRRDGDGGRGPRRDGGGGDRGPRREGGPRSDGGDRAPRAEGDRAPRAEGGDRAPRGEGGYGGGRAKQDDDNGPAPEFAPAFLTRED from the coding sequence ATGTTCAACATGAAAACAGTAGAAATCGAGTGGGGCGGACAGACCCTCAAGCTCGAGACCGGTCGCGTTGCGCGGCAGGCCGATGGCGCCGTGATGGCGACGCTCGGTGAAACGGTTGTGCTTTGTGCGGTTACGGCTGCGCGTTCGGTGAAAGAAGGCCAGGACTTCTTTCCGCTGACCGTTCACTATCAGGAAAAATTCTCGTCGGCGGGTCGTATTCCCGGCGGCTTCTTCAAGCGTGAGCGCGGCGCGACCGAGAAGGAAACGCTTGTTTCCCGCCTCATCGACCGTCCGATCCGCCCGTTGTTTCCAGAAGGTTTCTACAACGAAATCAACGTGATCTGTCAGGTCATGTCTTATGACGGCGTCAACGAGCCGGACGTATTGGCGATGGTTGCGGCTTCTGCTGCACTGACGCTGTCGGGTGTGCCATTCATGGGTCCGATCGCCGCTGCGCGCGTCGGCTATGTCGAGGGTGAGTACATCCTGAACCCAACCGACGAGCAGGTTGCCGCTGGCGATCTGGATCTGGTAGTTGCCGGTACGCACGATGCGGTCATGATGGTTGAGTCGGAAGCCAAGGAGCTTTCGGAAGAAGTCATGCTCGAAGCTGTGATGTTTGCGCATCGCGGCATCCAGAAGGTCATCGGCGCAATCGTCGATCTGGCTGAACAAGCCGCCAAGGAGCCTTGGGCAATGGCACCGCAGGCCGATCTTTCGGCTGCGAAGACCAAGCTGAAGAAGTTGATCGGCAAGGACATCACGGCCGCTTACAAGCTGACCGACAAGTCGGCACGTTCGTCGGCGCTGAACGAAGCCCGCGCCAAGGCGAAGGCAGCGTTCTCCGATGCCACGCCGCAGGATCAGATGGCCGCAAACAAGCTCGTCAAAAAGCTGGAAGCCGAAATCGTCCGCACCGCCATCCTGAAGGATGGTCAGCGCATTGACGGTCGCACGACCACGCAGATTCGTCCGATCGAAGCGATCGTGGGCTTCCTGCCCCGCACGCACGGTTCGGCACTGTTCACGCGTGGCGAAACCCAGTCGATCTGCACGACCACTCTCGGCACCAAGGACGCCGAGCAGATGATCGACGGTCTGGGTGGCCTGAGCTATTCGAACTTCATGCTGCACTATAACTTCCCTCCCTATTCGGTTGGTGAAGTCGGTCGTTTCGGCGCCCCCGGTCGTCGCGAAATCGGCCACGGTAAGCTCGCATGGCGCGCGCTGCACCCAGTGCTGCCGTCGAAGGACGAGTTTCCGTACACGATCCGCGTTCTGTCCGACATCACGGAGAGCAACGGTTCGTCGTCGATGGCAACAGTCTGCGGCGGTTCGCTGTCGATGATGGATGCCGGTGTGCCATTGAAGCGCCCGGTTTCGGGCATCGCAATGGGCCTGATCCTCGAAGGCAAGGACTTTGCTGTCATCAGCGATATCCTCGGCGACGAAGATCATCTCGGCGACATGGATTTCAAGGTTGCAGGCACGTCCGAGGGCATCACCACGATGCAGATGGACATCAAGATCGCCGGCATCACCGAAGAGATCATGCGTCAGGCACTGAAGCAGGCGGCCGAAGGTCGCACGCACATCCTTGGTGAAATGGCTAAGGCACTCGACAGCACGCGCACCGAGCTTTCGGCTCATGCGCCACGCATCGAAACGTTGCAGATCGACAAGGCGAAAATCCGCGAAGTCATCGGCACGGGCGGCAAGGTCATTCGCGAAATCGTCGCAACGACCGGTGCCAAGGTCGACATCGACGACGAGGGTTTGATCAAGATCAGCTCGTCCGACGTGGCGCAGATCGAAGCTGCTCGTCAGTGGATTCTGGGCATCACGCAGGAAGCGGAAGTCGGCAAGGTTTATGACGGTAAGGTCGTAAACATGGTCGATTTCGGCGCGTTCGTGAACTTCATGGGTGGCAAGGACGGCCTCGTCCACGTTTCGGAAATCCGTAACGAACGCACCGAGAAGGTCACAGACGTTCTGAGCGAAGGTCAGGCCGTAAAGGTCAAGGTTCTCGAAATCGATCCACGCGGCAAGGTTCGCCTGTCGATGCGGGTTGTCGATCAGGAAACCGGCGCCGAATTGGAAGATACCCGTCCGCCCCGCGAGGAGCGTCCACGCGGCGATCGTCCAGAGCGTTCGGATCGTGGCCCACGTCGCGATGGCGATGGTGGCCGTGGCCCCCGTCGTGATGGCGGTGGCGGTGATCGTGGTCCACGTCGCGAAGGCGGCCCCCGTTCGGATGGCGGCGATCGTGCTCCCCGTGCAGAGGGCGACCGCGCTCCCCGCGCCGAGGGTGGCGATCGCGCTCCCCGTGGCGAAGGCGGTTACGGTGGCGGTCGTGCCAAGCAGGACGATGATAACGGTCCCGCACCAGAGTTCGCTCCTGCGTTTCTGACCCGCGAGGATTAA
- the rpsO gene encoding 30S ribosomal protein S15 — translation MTITAERKTEVIAEYAQHEGDTGSPEVQVAIITTRIINLTEHFKTHKKDNHSRRGLLMLVNKRRSLLDYLKRIDNGRYTALITKLGLRK, via the coding sequence TTGACGATCACTGCCGAACGCAAAACCGAAGTCATTGCAGAATATGCTCAGCACGAAGGTGACACGGGTTCGCCCGAAGTCCAGGTTGCGATCATCACGACGCGCATCATCAACCTGACCGAGCATTTCAAGACGCACAAGAAGGACAACCATTCGCGTCGCGGTCTTCTCATGCTCGTCAACAAGCGCCGTTCGCTGCTCGATTATCTGAAACGGATCGACAACGGGCGCTATACCGCACTCATTACGAAGCTTGGTCTTCGCAAGTAA